The following are from one region of the Silurus meridionalis isolate SWU-2019-XX chromosome 25, ASM1480568v1, whole genome shotgun sequence genome:
- the mia gene encoding melanoma-derived growth regulatory protein, whose protein sequence is MVSFIVLAGGSGVKAGFYWIPSSEHSSFTLNPYSIPTILTMKRNSSIWALLLVLCGLLPLDTQAGRQMPKLSDKKLCADAECSHPILIARAIQDYYPQDCRFIPIHQGQLVYVYAMLKDQGNLFWSGSVQGSYYGEQEARLGHFPSSIVEETHALMPAEVEVKTNKWDFYCP, encoded by the exons ATGGTGTCCTTCATAGTTT TAGCTGGTGGGAGTGGTGTGAAGGCTGGCTTTTACTGGATTCCTtcttctgaacacagctcttttACCCTGAACCCCTACTCCATTCCTACCATATTAACCATGAAGAGAAATTCAAGTATCTGGGCACTGCTCTTAGTTTTGTGTGGCCTGCTGCCTTTAGACACACAGGCTGGACGACAGATGCCAAAACTCTCAGATAAGAAGCTGTGTGCTGATGCAGAATGTAGTC ATCCTATTCTTATTGCCAGAGCTATCCAGGATTATTATCCTCAGGACTGTCGCTTCATTCCCATCCACCAAGGCCAACTTGTCTATGTCTACGCCATGCTAAAGGACCAAGGCAACCTCTTTTGGTCGGGCAGT GTCCAGGGATCGTACTACGGCGAGCAGGAAGCTCGGCTCGGCCATTTCCCCAGCAGCATCGTCGAAGAGACCCATGCTCTGATGCCGGCGGAGGTGGAGgtcaaaacaaat aaatGGGACTTCTACTGCCCCTGA
- the c25h11orf1 gene encoding UPF0686 protein C11orf1 homolog, with amino-acid sequence MSKKIDCSGTAARQPFFYMLRASGQGEVWSDADEEAKFHQYGWRCSTNEENYSAPTLIGNWYEKSFDTGRAKSCRPRTSQFSHYYETTYSSTFTKKPTVNHSFKKEPQSIPDHQPDPPHTCTPGESQTPDCTSVDTIHQKKVLTSCPRSV; translated from the exons ATGTCTAAGAAAATCGACTGTTCAGGAACAGCTGCCAGGCAgccttttttttacatgctcCGTGCTTCCGGTCAGGGTGAAGTCTGGAGCGATGCCGACGAAGAAGCCAAGTTCCACCAGTATGGCTGGCGCTGTTCCACTAATGAggaaaattattcagcccccaCGCTGATCGGAAACTGGTACGAGAAGAGCTTCGACACCGGCAGAGCAAAGTCGTGTCGCCCTCGAACGTCCCAG TTCTCTCACTACTATGAAACCACATATTCCTCAACTTTCACCAAGAAACCAACAGTTAACCACT CTTTCAAGAAAGAGCCTCAAAGCATCCCGGATCACCAGCCTGATCCACCTCACACCTGTACACCAGGAGAGTCCCAAACTCCTGATTGTACTTCAGTGGACACCATTCATCAGAAAAAAGTCCTGACAAGTTGTCCTAGAAGTGTCTAA
- the cryabb gene encoding crystallin, alpha B, b — MDIAIQHPWFRRSFWPSFFPSRIFDQHFGEHISEGDVVAPYPSMYFPRPSFFRLPSWVDSGLSEMKMEKDRFTINLDIKHFAPEEVTVKISGDYIKVHAKHEDRQDDHGFVSREFVRKYRVPTGVDPASITSSLSSDGVLTVTAPRKLTDVPERSIAITREDKNAVSGPQKK, encoded by the exons ATGGACATCGCCATCCAGCATCCTTGGTTCCGCCGCTCCTTCTGGCCATCCTTCTTCCCCAGCCGGATCTTCGACCAGCATTTTGGGGAGCACATTTCGGAGGGCGATGTTGTTGCACCTTACCCTTCAATGTACTTCCCACGCCCTTCCTTCTTTCGTTTGCCCAGCTGGGTGGACAGTGGGCTCTCTGAG ATGAAAATGGAAAAGGACCGCTTTACCATCAATTTGGACATCAAGCACTTCGCTCCTGAGGAAGTGACAGTGAAGATCAGCGGAGATTACATTAAAGTTCATGCCAAACACGAGGATCGGCAG GATGACCACGGGTTCGTCTCACGCGAGTTTGTCCGAAAATACCGTGTCCCCACTGGAGTGGACCCGGCCAGCATCACATCATCCCTCTCCTCCGATGGTGTCCTGACTGTCACGGCACCTCGCAAGCTCACTGATGTCCCCGAGCGCTCTATTGCCATCACTCGCGAAGACAAGAACGCAGTGTCTGGCCCACAGAAGAAGTAA
- the hspb2 gene encoding heat shock protein beta-2 has product MTDRTVPHAYPMSVNYEMCTPARIYDQNFAEALSPQDLMAPVLYHGYYIRPRINKQLERGFSQVDSEDDWYRVLLDVCQFTPDELSVRTVDNLLEVTGSHTQRMDQHGFVSREFKRTYILPIGVDPLLLQVSVSHDGIMCIQAPREVQDLEPKINELKINVDKKGRKRC; this is encoded by the exons ATGACTGACCGTACGGTTCCCCACGCGTATCCTATGAGCGTTAATTACGAGATGTGCACTCCTGCTCGGATATACGACCAGAACTTTGCAGAAG CGCTAAGTCCACAGGATCTGATGGCTCCGGTGCTGTACCATGGATACTACATCCGTCCTCGTATCAACAAACAGTTGGAGAGGGGCTTTTCACAGGTGGACAGCGAGGACGACTGGTACCGCGTTCTATTAGACGTCTGTCAGTTCACACCGGACGAACTGAGTGTGCGAACCGTAGATAACCTCCTGGAGGTGACTGGAAGCCATACGCAGAGGATGGACCAACATGGCTTTGTTTCCAGAGAGTTCAAGCGCACCTACATCCTTCCTATTGGTGTTGATCCACTGCTGCTGCAAGTATCTGTATCTCACGATGGGATTATGTGCATCCAGGCACCAAGGGAAGTCCAGGATCTGGAGCCGAAAATCAATGAGCTCAAGATCAATGTGGATAAAAAAGGACGGAAAAGATGCTAA